From Planococcus halocryophilus, the proteins below share one genomic window:
- a CDS encoding carboxypeptidase M32, with translation MSLEKRFTEHFNKIKGYEEAIALLFWDLRTGAPKKGVELRSETIGTLSAEVFSLSTSDEFGELLTSLEADQLKNPIIRRSVEEARKDYDLSKKIPPEEYKKFVILKSKAESVWETAKENSDFSLFLPYLEDLVSTTKKMVGYWGEKNGSTYNTLLDQYEPGMTTEILDEVFGKLRERIVPLVRKIAASPNKPETAFLYEHFSKQAQQDFSREMLEQLGYDFEAGRLDETVHPFMISINRQDIRVTTKYDESDFRTAVFGTIHEGGHAMYEQNLGDDLAGLPIETGASMGIHESQSLFCENFIGRNEHFWQKNFDLLKDYAPDQFASVELVDYVRAINESKPSLIRIEADELSYALHVMVRYELEKGLFNGDLKVSDLPQLWNDKYEEYLGVRPSNDAEGVLQDVHWAGASFGYFPSYALGYMYAAQFKNAMLKELPNYDELLAERNITPIREWLTNNIHQYGAFKKPMDILKDVTGEGLNPDYLADYLEEKYTKIYQLNE, from the coding sequence TTGTCACTTGAAAAACGTTTTACCGAACATTTTAATAAAATCAAAGGTTATGAAGAGGCAATCGCTTTGTTATTTTGGGATTTGCGTACGGGTGCTCCAAAAAAAGGAGTGGAACTACGCTCTGAAACAATTGGCACCTTATCTGCAGAAGTTTTTAGCTTATCAACGTCAGATGAATTTGGCGAACTGCTTACTTCTTTAGAAGCGGATCAATTAAAAAATCCAATTATCCGTCGATCAGTAGAAGAAGCGCGAAAAGACTATGATTTGAGTAAGAAAATTCCTCCTGAGGAATATAAGAAGTTTGTTATATTAAAATCTAAAGCTGAGTCTGTATGGGAAACAGCAAAGGAAAATTCCGATTTTTCGCTATTCCTTCCTTATTTAGAAGACTTGGTCAGCACAACCAAAAAAATGGTTGGCTATTGGGGAGAGAAAAATGGTAGTACGTACAATACACTGCTTGACCAATATGAACCTGGTATGACCACAGAAATATTAGATGAAGTGTTTGGCAAGCTTCGCGAGCGTATTGTGCCTTTGGTACGAAAAATTGCAGCGTCCCCGAACAAACCAGAGACGGCATTTTTATACGAGCATTTTTCAAAACAGGCACAGCAAGATTTTAGCCGTGAAATGTTAGAACAACTAGGGTACGATTTTGAAGCAGGACGTCTAGACGAAACCGTTCATCCGTTTATGATTTCAATCAACCGTCAAGACATTCGCGTGACGACTAAGTACGATGAAAGTGACTTCCGAACAGCTGTATTTGGCACAATTCACGAAGGCGGACACGCGATGTATGAGCAAAACCTCGGAGACGACTTAGCAGGATTACCTATAGAAACAGGTGCTTCGATGGGCATTCATGAATCACAGTCGTTGTTTTGTGAAAATTTTATCGGGCGCAATGAACATTTTTGGCAGAAAAACTTTGATTTGTTGAAAGACTACGCTCCTGATCAATTTGCTTCTGTTGAATTGGTAGATTACGTACGCGCAATTAATGAATCTAAACCATCATTAATTCGCATCGAAGCAGATGAATTGTCGTATGCATTGCATGTTATGGTACGTTACGAGCTAGAAAAAGGGTTATTTAACGGAGATCTAAAAGTTAGTGATTTACCACAGTTGTGGAACGATAAATACGAAGAGTATTTAGGTGTACGCCCGTCAAACGATGCAGAAGGTGTGTTGCAAGACGTTCACTGGGCAGGCGCAAGCTTTGGGTATTTCCCGTCTTACGCACTTGGTTATATGTATGCAGCGCAATTCAAAAACGCTATGCTAAAAGAGTTGCCAAATTACGATGAATTGTTGGCAGAGCGTAACATCACTCCAATTCGCGAATGGCTAACAAATAACATTCATCAGTATGGCGCTTTTAAAAAGCCTATGGATATTTTAAAAGATGTGACTGGCGAAGGTTTGAATCCAGATTATTTAGCGGACTATCTAGAAGAAAAATATACGAAGATTTATCAACTAAACGAGTAA
- a CDS encoding ATP-dependent DNA helicase, with protein MRQPLPFALTKDKTFFESLNDWIGDVFYDELPEKGYDLRDEQIFMSFQIEQALKEKSVLFAEAGVGTGKTMAYLLPAIAYARYTGKPALISCADETLIEQLVKKGGDVDRLNDLFDLNLDVRLAKSRDQYLCLQRLEGAKKRIDEDFVFDIEDSLPEFVNKTYSMQNTYPYGERSSYPEVTDEEWQQVNYHPIQNCNACELRNKCGQTIHRNHYRQATDLVICSHDFLMEHIWTKETRKREGQTPLLPEFSQIVLDEGHLLEFAAQRALTYEVQESTLQDVTESILSDGMREKTLNMIEQTIDLHNDFFRLLRIHTVKSDEDRKAITKDPELVKVGNMLVRHIDLMLEEFVFEGELFTIPEYELRLAEEYFEQYIFSMRLFVEEGDAVTWLEIKDEIETLVIMPRLVTDILDEKLFDGKIPIIFSSATLSIQKDFTYLSDSLGIDKFQSFSVPSPFEYEDVMKIFKHPLEQQQKFERVYDLFSSGDQTLVLFTSKVDMDNFKKSLPLDHQYAIEFEGDRELSTVVKEFQQGNFQILCSYHLWEGLDLPGEALTKVIIVDLPFPPKDPVFDAKRKFSNNPLEEIDLPFMQLRIQQGIGRLIRSSKDYGEIHLLVNEEELRVEHLWETILPVPAENF; from the coding sequence ATGAGACAACCACTACCATTTGCATTAACAAAAGATAAAACTTTCTTTGAATCACTCAATGACTGGATTGGTGATGTATTTTACGATGAACTTCCTGAAAAAGGCTATGATCTTCGTGATGAACAAATTTTCATGTCTTTTCAAATCGAACAGGCGTTAAAAGAAAAATCGGTTTTATTTGCTGAAGCAGGAGTTGGAACCGGGAAAACGATGGCGTATCTGTTACCGGCTATTGCATATGCTCGCTATACTGGTAAACCAGCACTTATTTCATGTGCGGATGAAACTTTGATCGAGCAATTGGTCAAAAAAGGTGGAGACGTTGACCGTTTAAATGATTTGTTTGATTTGAATTTAGATGTTCGTTTGGCAAAATCGCGAGATCAATATTTATGTCTTCAGCGTTTAGAAGGCGCAAAAAAACGCATCGATGAAGATTTTGTGTTTGATATTGAAGATAGCTTGCCGGAATTTGTCAATAAGACATACTCCATGCAAAATACTTATCCTTACGGAGAGCGCTCAAGCTATCCAGAAGTAACAGATGAAGAATGGCAGCAAGTCAATTATCATCCAATTCAAAACTGCAATGCTTGCGAATTGCGAAACAAATGCGGTCAAACGATTCACCGCAATCATTACCGTCAAGCCACTGACTTGGTTATTTGTTCACATGATTTCCTAATGGAGCATATTTGGACGAAAGAAACACGTAAACGCGAAGGACAAACGCCTTTGCTTCCTGAATTCTCTCAAATAGTGTTAGATGAAGGTCATTTACTAGAGTTTGCGGCACAACGTGCATTGACGTATGAAGTGCAAGAAAGCACATTGCAAGATGTGACAGAAAGCATTCTTTCAGATGGTATGCGTGAAAAAACATTAAACATGATCGAGCAAACAATCGATCTTCACAATGACTTTTTCCGCTTGTTACGGATCCATACAGTTAAAAGTGACGAAGACCGTAAAGCAATTACAAAAGATCCAGAATTGGTCAAAGTCGGCAATATGCTGGTGCGTCACATTGATTTGATGTTAGAGGAATTTGTTTTTGAAGGCGAGCTTTTCACAATTCCTGAATATGAATTGCGTTTAGCTGAAGAGTATTTCGAACAATATATATTCTCAATGCGTTTGTTTGTAGAAGAAGGCGACGCTGTAACGTGGTTAGAAATCAAAGATGAAATTGAGACGCTTGTTATTATGCCACGCTTAGTTACGGATATATTAGATGAAAAATTATTTGATGGGAAAATTCCAATCATTTTCTCTTCAGCTACTTTATCGATTCAAAAAGATTTCACGTACTTGTCAGATAGCCTTGGAATCGATAAATTCCAATCGTTCTCTGTGCCATCTCCATTTGAGTATGAAGATGTGATGAAAATCTTTAAGCATCCTTTAGAACAACAACAGAAATTTGAACGCGTCTATGACTTGTTTAGCTCAGGAGACCAAACGCTTGTTTTATTCACATCAAAAGTAGATATGGATAATTTCAAAAAATCACTTCCTTTGGACCATCAATATGCCATTGAATTTGAAGGAGACCGCGAATTATCAACGGTCGTCAAAGAATTCCAACAAGGGAATTTCCAGATTTTGTGTTCATATCACTTATGGGAAGGGTTAGATTTACCTGGTGAAGCATTAACAAAAGTAATTATCGTTGATTTGCCATTCCCACCAAAAGATCCAGTTTTTGATGCGAAACGGAAATTTAGTAACAACCCATTAGAAGAAATTGACTTGCCTTTCATGCAGCTTCGTATTCAACAAGGAATTGGACGTTTGATTCGTTCTTCAAAAGATTATGGAGAAATTCATTTATTGGTGAACGAAGAAGAACTGCGTGTCGAGCATTTATGGGAAACTATCTTGCCCGTCCCTGCTGAAAATTTTTAA
- a CDS encoding THUMP domain-containing class I SAM-dependent RNA methyltransferase has product MTTFKLLATAAMGLESIVANEVKELGYETETENGKVFFEGNERDIAKANLWLRTADRVKIIAGEFNAYTFDELFERTKEIEWEKYLPVDAEFPVQGKSVKSTLHSVPNCQSIVKKAIVERLKKAYHRNSFLDETGPRFKIEVSILKDKVQLSIDTSGAGLHKRGYRLDQGEAPLKETLAAALVKLSRWTPDRPFVDPFCGSGTIAIEAAMIGQNLAPGYNRDFDSEEWPWMGQKLWDEVREEAEELANYDQPLNIVGTDIDHRMLKVAEENAREAGFADLIHFEQRQVKDFVATEENGVVVGNPPYGERIGEIEVIEEMIADMGRVFAKHPTWSVYMLSSMGRFETLYGQPATKKRKLFNGFIRTDLFQFWGERSKK; this is encoded by the coding sequence ATGACAACATTTAAATTGCTCGCAACAGCTGCAATGGGACTTGAGTCAATTGTCGCTAACGAAGTAAAAGAACTAGGATACGAAACAGAAACAGAAAACGGCAAAGTATTTTTTGAAGGAAACGAGCGAGACATTGCCAAAGCCAACTTATGGCTACGCACTGCTGACCGTGTAAAAATCATCGCTGGTGAATTTAATGCCTATACATTTGACGAATTGTTTGAACGGACAAAAGAAATCGAATGGGAAAAATACCTTCCAGTAGATGCTGAATTTCCGGTACAAGGGAAATCAGTTAAATCGACCTTACACAGTGTGCCAAACTGTCAGTCTATCGTTAAAAAAGCGATTGTTGAACGTTTGAAAAAAGCATATCACCGTAATTCGTTTTTAGATGAAACAGGACCGCGCTTTAAAATTGAAGTATCGATTTTAAAGGACAAAGTTCAACTATCAATCGACACAAGCGGAGCAGGGTTGCATAAACGCGGCTATCGTTTGGACCAAGGGGAAGCGCCATTAAAAGAAACACTTGCTGCGGCACTGGTGAAATTATCTAGATGGACGCCAGACCGTCCGTTCGTAGATCCTTTCTGCGGATCAGGGACCATCGCAATTGAAGCTGCGATGATTGGTCAAAATTTAGCACCCGGCTATAACCGTGATTTTGATAGCGAAGAATGGCCATGGATGGGACAAAAACTGTGGGATGAAGTTCGCGAAGAAGCAGAAGAATTAGCGAATTATGATCAGCCACTAAATATAGTAGGAACAGACATCGACCATCGCATGCTGAAAGTCGCAGAAGAAAATGCGCGTGAAGCTGGCTTTGCGGACTTGATCCATTTTGAACAGCGTCAAGTAAAGGATTTTGTAGCAACTGAAGAAAACGGCGTAGTTGTTGGTAACCCACCTTACGGAGAACGTATTGGTGAAATTGAAGTCATCGAAGAAATGATTGCTGATATGGGTCGTGTATTTGCGAAACACCCAACATGGTCAGTATATATGCTGTCATCGATGGGTCGTTTTGAAACACTTTACGGTCAACCAGCTACAAAAAAACGCAAACTATTTAACGGATTTATCCGTACGGATCTTTTCCAATTCTGGGGAGAACGTTCTAAAAAATAA
- the gpsB gene encoding cell division regulator GpsB, which produces MDNKFTSKDILEKDFKTAMRGYNQDEVDHFLDEVIQDYEAFTKRIEQLQNENQRLRTELENSPKKQTTPAPGTTNFDILRRLSHLENHVFGNKLDNN; this is translated from the coding sequence ATGGACAATAAATTTACATCTAAGGATATACTAGAAAAAGATTTCAAAACAGCGATGCGCGGTTACAACCAAGATGAAGTAGATCATTTCCTAGACGAAGTTATCCAGGATTATGAAGCTTTCACAAAACGAATCGAACAACTTCAAAATGAGAACCAACGTTTACGTACAGAGTTAGAAAACTCACCGAAAAAACAAACAACACCAGCACCTGGCACAACAAACTTTGATATTTTGCGCCGTTTATCACATTTAGAAAACCATGTATTTGGCAACAAATTAGACAATAATTAA
- a CDS encoding ribonuclease H-like domain-containing protein encodes MSFESKLLQMKGMLKNKPTKKQQPKRAERPLHEEKWRDIGLELVENKFGFVFQKKITYPFTTRHGSVMLSELDHVLEAWGKTDFDHPFKLNAQDPLVFFDTETTGLSGTGAYIFLIGILVKKSDHFEMMQYIMPDPSHEAAFLYETGLWKADDPIIFSYNGKSFDWPQLTSRWTMHRQDLPKLPVPRQIDLFHGTKRIWKNELARMKLSTIEEEKLGFVRQGDVPGYLIPAIYLDAVKSGFPDGLAKVLYHNELDILSLVSLYVLSSNLLMEDMESETSGAYTNIGKWYADLKQYDQSAAYLEHVTTDRGASSAFARYLLAIQKKRAGQHEVAVQLFKEAAPHLRGSIEIEAWIHAAKLYEHQLRDLDQAAIMAGFAKEASEHTNVRQSLVADINKRQARLEEKKRKKTLQVQED; translated from the coding sequence ATGTCGTTTGAAAGCAAACTTCTTCAAATGAAAGGCATGTTGAAAAACAAACCCACAAAAAAACAACAACCGAAACGAGCTGAGCGTCCACTCCACGAAGAAAAGTGGAGAGATATAGGACTTGAACTTGTTGAAAATAAGTTTGGCTTTGTTTTTCAAAAGAAAATCACTTATCCGTTTACAACTCGTCATGGATCGGTCATGCTCAGTGAGCTAGATCATGTGTTAGAAGCATGGGGAAAAACAGATTTTGACCATCCATTCAAACTAAACGCACAAGACCCTCTTGTATTTTTCGATACGGAAACAACAGGCCTTAGTGGAACCGGTGCGTACATTTTTTTAATTGGGATTTTAGTGAAAAAGAGCGATCATTTTGAAATGATGCAGTACATCATGCCAGATCCTTCTCACGAGGCGGCATTTCTATACGAGACAGGATTATGGAAAGCGGACGATCCAATTATTTTCTCCTATAACGGGAAAAGCTTTGATTGGCCGCAACTGACTTCTCGGTGGACGATGCACCGACAAGATTTGCCGAAATTACCTGTGCCGCGTCAAATCGATTTGTTTCATGGCACGAAACGCATATGGAAAAATGAGTTGGCACGGATGAAGCTAAGCACTATCGAAGAAGAAAAGCTCGGATTTGTACGTCAAGGCGATGTGCCCGGGTATTTAATCCCTGCCATTTACTTAGATGCCGTAAAAAGCGGCTTTCCAGATGGGCTGGCAAAAGTTCTTTATCATAATGAACTAGACATCTTATCACTGGTGTCGTTGTATGTGCTGTCTTCTAATTTATTGATGGAAGATATGGAATCTGAAACAAGTGGAGCTTATACAAATATCGGAAAATGGTATGCGGATTTAAAGCAATATGACCAAAGTGCAGCCTATTTAGAACATGTAACGACTGACCGGGGAGCTTCATCCGCATTTGCGCGTTATTTACTAGCCATTCAGAAAAAACGTGCTGGTCAACATGAAGTGGCCGTCCAACTATTTAAAGAAGCAGCCCCGCATTTGCGTGGAAGCATTGAAATAGAAGCGTGGATTCATGCAGCAAAACTTTACGAGCATCAATTGCGAGACTTAGACCAAGCAGCTATTATGGCCGGATTTGCAAAAGAAGCTAGTGAACATACAAACGTACGCCAGTCACTCGTGGCAGATATTAACAAAAGACAAGCCCGTTTAGAAGAGAAAAAGCGAAAAAAAACCCTTCAAGTTCAAGAAGACTGA
- a CDS encoding DEAD/DEAH box helicase: MIRRKTLPVLMEEWKTEPDMMERIVHWHTRQEKPAQYADFPPEMHASLKAALRKKGIEQLYTHQREAFDLAAAGNSFTAVTPTASGKSYCYHLPVLHKILNDPGARALYLFPTKALAQDQKSDLHDLIEKTEEEILSYTYDGDTSPAIRTKVRKAGQIVMTNPDMLHSAILPHHTKWVSLFENLHYIVIDELHTYKGIFGTHVAHVIRRLKRICEFYGSNPVFICTSATIANPKELAENLTNSTHKLIDQNGAPSGKKHIVFYNPPIIHPTFGVRRSAILEVRDLATHLIKNGIQTIVFAKSRVRVEMLVTYLQAVTKMKLQDDSIKGYRGGYLPTERRAIEKGLRDGSIQCVVSTNALELGVDIGQLQACIMTGYPGNIASAWQQAGRAGRRQDESLVIYVAQSTALDQYIINHPEYLLDQSPEEARIHPENIIILMDHLKCASFELPFRVDDQYGEFEVQELLEYLQEEGVLVRTSNRWHWMSDRFPAHDISLRSASQENVVIIDQSIPADTRVIGEMDRFSAMTLLHEEAIYLHQGTQFQVEILDWEEKKAYVREVDVDYFTDANLAVELKVMSEDKDKMMNKSEVFYGDIAVLAMPTIFKKIRFDSHDNIGSGPISLPAEELHTSSTWLSFSKPEDFSEAELSDTMTGAAYAIESFIPIFVQCDRRDVHVVPQVKSPHNDMPTFFIHDSYPGGIGISERIYDLWKPLLDKAQQHVSECPCLDGCPSCIGAQDAAISMKSHVIRLLDDLRKER; encoded by the coding sequence ATGATTAGAAGAAAAACTTTGCCTGTTTTGATGGAAGAATGGAAAACAGAACCGGACATGATGGAACGCATTGTCCATTGGCATACGAGACAAGAAAAACCGGCACAATACGCTGATTTTCCACCGGAGATGCACGCGAGCTTAAAAGCAGCACTTCGTAAAAAAGGAATTGAGCAACTTTATACGCATCAACGTGAGGCGTTTGATTTAGCAGCAGCAGGGAATTCATTCACTGCTGTGACACCTACTGCATCAGGAAAATCATATTGCTATCACTTACCTGTATTGCACAAGATTTTAAATGACCCGGGTGCACGAGCGCTTTACCTGTTCCCGACAAAAGCATTAGCACAAGATCAAAAAAGTGATTTACACGATTTGATCGAAAAAACAGAAGAAGAAATTTTGTCTTACACATATGATGGCGATACATCACCGGCTATTCGTACAAAGGTGCGGAAAGCGGGGCAAATCGTCATGACCAATCCAGATATGTTGCATTCAGCAATATTGCCACATCATACAAAATGGGTTTCTCTTTTTGAGAACCTTCATTATATAGTCATTGATGAGTTGCATACGTACAAAGGGATTTTCGGAACGCACGTAGCTCACGTAATTCGTAGACTAAAACGGATTTGTGAGTTTTATGGCAGCAACCCTGTCTTTATTTGTACATCCGCGACAATTGCCAACCCAAAAGAACTAGCAGAAAACTTAACGAATAGTACACATAAGTTAATTGACCAAAACGGTGCACCGTCTGGGAAAAAGCATATTGTGTTTTACAACCCACCAATTATTCACCCAACGTTTGGTGTTCGGAGAAGTGCGATTCTTGAAGTTCGTGATTTGGCTACTCATTTAATTAAAAACGGCATCCAAACCATTGTCTTTGCGAAAAGTCGAGTGCGCGTAGAGATGTTGGTCACGTATTTACAAGCCGTTACTAAAATGAAGCTACAAGACGACTCGATTAAAGGTTACCGAGGAGGCTATTTGCCGACAGAGCGTCGGGCTATTGAAAAAGGTCTTCGTGATGGCTCGATTCAATGTGTCGTATCTACCAATGCATTAGAACTTGGTGTTGATATTGGTCAACTGCAAGCATGTATTATGACGGGCTATCCAGGGAACATTGCAAGTGCTTGGCAACAAGCAGGACGCGCAGGTCGTCGTCAAGACGAATCACTCGTTATCTATGTTGCGCAATCTACAGCTCTCGATCAATACATTATTAACCATCCTGAATATTTATTGGACCAGTCTCCAGAAGAAGCACGCATTCATCCGGAAAATATTATTATATTAATGGACCATTTGAAATGTGCTTCTTTTGAATTGCCGTTTAGAGTTGATGATCAGTACGGAGAATTCGAAGTGCAAGAACTTCTCGAATATTTACAAGAAGAAGGAGTGCTTGTGCGGACTTCAAATCGCTGGCATTGGATGAGTGACCGCTTCCCAGCGCACGATATTTCTCTACGTTCAGCGTCACAAGAAAATGTGGTCATCATCGATCAATCAATCCCAGCGGATACGCGTGTAATCGGTGAAATGGATCGCTTTAGCGCCATGACCTTATTGCACGAAGAAGCGATTTATTTGCATCAAGGCACGCAATTTCAAGTGGAAATTTTGGACTGGGAAGAAAAGAAAGCATACGTCAGAGAAGTGGACGTGGATTATTTCACGGATGCCAATTTGGCAGTCGAATTAAAAGTAATGAGCGAAGACAAAGATAAAATGATGAACAAATCAGAAGTTTTCTATGGAGACATTGCTGTGCTAGCCATGCCAACCATTTTCAAAAAAATTCGATTTGATTCGCATGACAATATTGGTTCAGGACCGATTTCCTTGCCTGCAGAAGAACTTCATACTTCTTCTACATGGTTGAGCTTCTCAAAACCTGAAGATTTTTCGGAAGCGGAGCTGTCGGACACCATGACCGGAGCAGCTTACGCGATCGAGTCGTTTATCCCAATATTCGTTCAGTGTGACCGTCGTGATGTTCACGTTGTACCTCAAGTGAAATCGCCGCATAATGACATGCCAACATTTTTCATTCACGATTCTTATCCTGGAGGTATTGGGATTAGCGAACGAATTTATGACTTATGGAAACCGCTGTTGGATAAAGCCCAGCAGCATGTTTCAGAATGTCCATGTCTTGACGGATGTCCATCGTGTATCGGAGCACAAGATGCCGCTATCAGTATGAAGAGTCATGTCATCCGACTTTTAGATGATCTTCGCAAAGAGAGGTGA
- a CDS encoding YppE family protein has protein sequence MTVRELSSTLFDECGKCLDRFYEMREMDAVPDFYEDVKPYADIWHAKINEWQKESLIYIQQERPKYVHKPQIDTAAEGMTQFFVQSFYKETSKKRFIQTIQAAQYTLQTFIMAIDEKSKSHD, from the coding sequence ATGACAGTTAGAGAACTCTCTTCTACATTATTTGATGAATGTGGAAAATGCTTGGACCGGTTTTACGAAATGCGTGAAATGGACGCGGTCCCTGATTTTTATGAAGACGTTAAACCATATGCCGATATTTGGCACGCTAAAATAAATGAGTGGCAAAAAGAGTCACTAATCTATATTCAACAAGAACGACCAAAATATGTGCACAAGCCGCAAATTGATACGGCGGCAGAAGGCATGACCCAGTTTTTTGTGCAAAGTTTTTATAAAGAAACGAGCAAAAAACGCTTTATCCAAACGATTCAAGCGGCACAATATACGTTACAAACATTTATTATGGCTATAGATGAAAAGAGCAAATCGCATGATTAG